GACGCTGACCAACAGGTTACCCAACAGGATCTGAGCAACGCAGGGTTTGCGACCGGCGACTTCGCCGTTGACCCGGCAACCAAGTTCCTCTACTTCTGCGGCTCGATCGGCGTGACTTCCACCAAGACCAAAGACGCCCGGAAGCGCGAGCAGCGCAAGACGGTCGCGGTTCGCCGCATCAAGCTCTAACGAGCCGGCAGCACGTCGGCCATCGGTAACGGGTCAACGCCCAGCGCCGAAAGATCCCCGGTGCCGCGAGCGCCGAGGATCGAGTCCTGCAAGAGCGCAACCTGATCCCACGTGGCCAGCGCGGCCTGGCGGAAGCGCTTCTCCTGCCAATCGAGAGCCTTGCGTGAAATACCTGTCGGCAGATGCAGCAGCGGCTTCTGCGCGCCGAAGTGGCGCATCACAATCCGGAGTATCTGATCCTGGGTGAGCGCGTCCGGACCGGCGAGCGCAATCGGCGCGCCCGGGGTTGCGATGCCCTTGAGCAGCGTCGACGTGACCGCGTCGGCTGCGTCATCGGCCCAGATCGGCTGGAAGGCCGCCTCGCCGTTTCCGATCACCGGCATCAGTGGTAGCTTCGCGAGTTCGGACATCAGCTTGATCCATGGATCATCGGGCGCGTAAATCACGCCAGCCTCGAAAATCACGGACTCAAGCTCGGACTTTCGGATCGCCTCGGTGGCGAGCGCCTGCATACGAATGAATCGGCTGGGCGAGCTCTTGGAGGCATTGAACGAGCTGACGTACACAAAGCGCTTCACTCCGGCGCGCTTGGCGGCGTTGAGCAGGCGAAACGTCGCGAGTCCGTTGAGCTCTTCGATCGTTCCGCGTTGTTGGTCGCGGGTTGTTGCAGCGAGGTGTATGACGGTGTCAACGCCGCGGAGCGCGCGGTCAAAGCCCGAGCGATCGGCCAGATTGCCGAGCGCGATCTGCACCTGCACGCGGTTCGGGCCGAGCCTGCGCGGCTCGCGAACGAGGCAGCGAACCTGTTCGCCAGATCCCAGCAGCCGCTGTAGTAGCGGCCGGCCGAGGGTCCCGGTTGCTCCAGTCATGAGGATCATCAGACGGGAGACTATGAACTACGGGTTACCAGCGGCCTCAAGCGCTGCGATTGCTGCGGTGCTGTCCTCCACATTGAAGGTGACGTGCCGGCCGCTGGTCAACGTGAGCCGAATCGCGGTGCCGGATCGCAACGAGAGCTTCAAGCCGGTCAAGGGCGACCACCAGATTCCGAACATCTGGTCCCAGGGCGAGATCTCGACCGGTTCAGCTCGCTCTATCTGCTCGAGCGACCAGTGGAAACGTGGGAATCCGAAAACGCCGAACCGCACCGAGACGCCCGTCGGGCCGATCGTTGACCGCAGGCTCGATGACGTCAGCACGCTGCTCACGACCAACAACGCGATAAGCGATGCAACGAGCAGATTGCTCAAGAGCGCGGCGCCGTTGGCAAGCGCAATGACGACCAACGGCACGGAAAGCGCCACGGAGAAAATCAAGACCGGCCAGTTCGCGGTGTGCCCGTTGTAGATCGTGCGCGTGGCGTTCATCGGTTCTCCCTGATCATCTGGACCAATTCGTCGTCGCTGTAGCCACTGTTGCGAGCCAGCTCGACGATGCGGGTGACGGCATCGCCGAGCGGCGGGCGACGGTCAGCGGTGGGCGCCACGCGCACGCCGCGTCCTCGCCGGAACTCGAGATCACGCGAGTCGCGGAGCTTGCGATAGGCCGCGAGCACGGTGTTTCGATCGACCCCTACGGACTCGGCCAATTCGACGGCCGGCGGGAGACGATCACCCGGCTCCAACTCGCCTTCGGCGATTGCGCGGCGCACACATCCGACGAGTTGTTGCTGAAGTGGGATTGGAGCCGATGGATCGATCTTCCACAACATGGTGCTGATGATACTAGCACTATAAACGGATTATTTCTCCAGAAGTAAAGCCAGTATTGAGGAATATCGATGTCAGCGCCGAAAAAGAAACCATCATTTGACCGGCGGGATCACGATCGCTCGTCTAAAATGATCGGCCAAGCCTTTTCCCCGTCATTTCCAGTCTTGTTTTAAGGAGCATCAATTGGCTTACGTAATTGCAGAACCATGTGTGGACACCAAAGACAACTCCTGCGTCGAGGTCTGTCCCGTTGACTGCATCCACCCGTCTCCCGACGAGCCTGGATACGAGGAAGCAACACAGCTGTACATCAATCCCGACGAGTGCATCGACTGCGACGCCTGCGTCGAGGCCTGCCCGGTTGACGCCTGCTTCGCCGAGGACCAGCTTCCCGAGGAATGGAAGAAGTACGCCGGACTGAACGCCGAGTACTTCGCCGCATAGTTCTCACTTTCAAGATCTGAACAAAAAAGAGCCCCGGCGTCATGCCGGGGCTCTTTTTTTTGTCTTGGTCCTCTTGGGGAGAGGGATCTTGCTTTGGGGAGGATGCTGATCTCTTGGGGGAGTGATCAGCAAATTGTCACGCGGGCCGAGCCGCCATGACGGGGGTTAGCTTGGGAATGGTCTAGAAGTTCAGTGCCTTCTCGACCTGGGTCTGAGCGTCCTTCAGACGGGTCTCGACCTCGTCTGACAGGGTTGCGAGACGGTCCTCGAACTCCTTGCGCTGCTTGGTGATCGTGGTCTCAATCTCCTTGCGCTGGGTGTTGTAGGTCTTCTCGATCTCCTTGCGCTGCTTGCGGAGCTCACGCTCGGCGCGAGTGCGCTGCTTCTTCAGGTCACGCTCGACCTTGTTTGAGAAGGTCTTTCCACGCTTCTCGAACTTGTTCAGCTTCTTCTCGATCGAGTCGACGGAGCTGTACTTGTCGACGAAGTCGACGACACCGTCGCGGACCTCGAGGACGATTCCTACCGGGACGAGGGCAGCCTTCTCGGCGTACGTCTCGATCGTCTCGGTGTAGGTCTCGATGGTTGACTTAGCTTCGGCCTCTGCCTTCTTTGCAGTGGTCTTGGCGGAAGTTGCAGTTGCCTTCGCCTGAGTCTTCGCAGGTGTGGGCTTAGTTGTCTTGCGGGCCGTGGTCTTGCGTGCGGCCGGCTTCTTTGCGGTGGTGGCAGCCATTAGCGCCGTCCCTCCATAAGTTTGTTAGAAGTAACAATGGTCAGAACTATATACGTACCCGCCGTCACGTCGTTACACACATCCCGAGAAAAACTCCGAAATAGCGGTTTCAAGCCAAAAAGTCCTACAAGGTTGCGCCTTTGTCGTACGACAAAGACGCAACCTTGTAGGGAAAAAGCGCTTACTTACGCGGTGAGGGCGTTGATCAGGAACTTGGCGCGGGTTTCGTCCCGGCCAGCGGCGACGGGCTTGTAGGGCTCAAGCGTGAGCGGTGCCACGAGAGCCTCGTCGTTGCCGAAGATCACCGTTGCGCCTGCTTCGCGAGCAATCAACTGCGCAGCAGCTGCATCAACCGACCGACACGCCCGAAGCGAAAGCATCCCGTCATACCTAGCCG
This genomic interval from Solirubrobacterales bacterium contains the following:
- a CDS encoding NAD(P)H-binding protein — protein: MILMTGATGTLGRPLLQRLLGSGEQVRCLVREPRRLGPNRVQVQIALGNLADRSGFDRALRGVDTVIHLAATTRDQQRGTIEELNGLATFRLLNAAKRAGVKRFVYVSSFNASKSSPSRFIRMQALATEAIRKSELESVIFEAGVIYAPDDPWIKLMSELAKLPLMPVIGNGEAAFQPIWADDAADAVTSTLLKGIATPGAPIALAGPDALTQDQILRIVMRHFGAQKPLLHLPTGISRKALDWQEKRFRQAALATWDQVALLQDSILGARGTGDLSALGVDPLPMADVLPAR
- a CDS encoding GntR family transcriptional regulator — protein: MLWKIDPSAPIPLQQQLVGCVRRAIAEGELEPGDRLPPAVELAESVGVDRNTVLAAYRKLRDSRDLEFRRGRGVRVAPTADRRPPLGDAVTRIVELARNSGYSDDELVQMIRENR
- a CDS encoding ferredoxin family protein: MAYVIAEPCVDTKDNSCVEVCPVDCIHPSPDEPGYEEATQLYINPDECIDCDACVEACPVDACFAEDQLPEEWKKYAGLNAEYFAA